One Kaistella polysaccharea DNA segment encodes these proteins:
- a CDS encoding zinc-dependent alcohol dehydrogenase family protein, translating to MKALVFKGPGQKDLVDCPMPVIKESTDVIVKLVKSTICGTDLHILKGDVPAVTPGRILGHEGIGIVEEIGDGVTNFKKGDKVLISCITSCGKCDNCKKQLYAHCDDGGWILGHLIDGTQAEYVRIPHGDNSLYHLKDDINEEAAVMLSDILPTGFEIGVLNGKVNPGDTVAIVGAGPIGIAALLTAQFFSPSKIIMVDVDQERLELSRSFGATDIVNSGNEDPIEAIKKIAGKEGVDVAIEAVGIPATFDICQKILKPGAHLANVGVHGKPVELHIEELWIRNVTITMGLVCASTTPMLLKNVESKKLQPEKLVTHRFDFTDMIHAYEVFGNASKEKALKVIINFN from the coding sequence ATGAAAGCTTTAGTATTTAAAGGACCCGGACAAAAAGACCTCGTCGATTGTCCGATGCCGGTGATCAAAGAATCGACCGACGTGATTGTAAAACTGGTAAAATCTACCATTTGCGGAACCGACCTTCACATTTTGAAAGGTGATGTTCCGGCTGTAACTCCCGGAAGAATTTTGGGACATGAAGGTATCGGTATCGTAGAAGAAATTGGGGACGGCGTTACCAATTTTAAAAAAGGAGATAAAGTGTTAATTTCCTGCATCACTTCTTGCGGAAAATGCGATAACTGTAAAAAACAACTCTATGCCCACTGCGACGATGGTGGCTGGATTTTAGGACATTTAATTGATGGAACACAGGCAGAATACGTTCGGATTCCGCACGGTGATAATTCTCTTTATCATTTAAAGGATGATATTAATGAAGAAGCAGCCGTGATGTTAAGCGATATTTTGCCGACTGGTTTTGAAATCGGTGTGCTGAACGGAAAAGTAAATCCCGGTGACACCGTCGCAATTGTTGGTGCAGGACCTATCGGTATTGCAGCACTATTGACCGCACAATTTTTCTCTCCTTCAAAAATTATTATGGTTGATGTTGACCAGGAAAGACTGGAACTTTCCCGAAGTTTTGGCGCAACAGATATTGTAAATAGCGGCAATGAAGATCCAATTGAAGCCATTAAAAAAATTGCAGGAAAAGAAGGTGTTGATGTGGCGATCGAAGCGGTAGGAATACCAGCGACGTTCGATATCTGCCAAAAAATTCTAAAACCTGGCGCGCACCTCGCTAATGTTGGTGTACACGGCAAACCAGTAGAGCTTCATATTGAAGAACTTTGGATCAGAAATGTAACCATAACGATGGGTTTAGTCTGTGCAAGTACAACACCGATGCTGCTGAAAAATGTAGAAAGCAAAAAGCTACAACCGGAAAAACTCGTTACGCACCGATTCGATTTTACAGATATGATTCATGCGTACGAAGTTTTCGGAAATGCATCAAAAGAAAAAGCGCTGAAAGTCATTATTAATTTTAATTGA
- a CDS encoding ABC transporter permease produces MFRTLFILIKKEFLQIFRNKSILAIIFVMPVIQLVILPLAANYEIKDIKIAVVDHDKSTQSRELIRKITASGYFKIMDYGENYNDAYQEVEKDKIDLILEIPNNFEKDLVRENNDKVLIAINAINGTKAGLSASYLGQILQNYNQQIQLEMNPELETVKKNSGLEIVPKFWFNETYNYRLSLVPGILAFLVTLIGGYLTALNIVEEKEIGTIEQINVSPIKKRDFILGKLIPFWILSMVAFTIGLLVTIFVYKIQMQGSYLLLYAFISVYLIAILGMGLLASVYSDTQQQSMFMVFFFMMIFILMSGLFTPTESMTDWAKYIAYLNPVTYGVDGVRLIMLKDSGLMDLLPHFGFIIGLAIVVISWSVLRYHKTS; encoded by the coding sequence ATGTTTAGAACATTATTCATATTAATCAAAAAAGAATTCCTGCAGATATTCAGGAACAAATCCATATTGGCCATCATTTTCGTGATGCCGGTGATTCAGTTGGTGATTCTTCCGTTGGCCGCAAACTATGAAATAAAAGACATTAAAATCGCCGTGGTTGATCACGATAAATCAACCCAATCCCGTGAACTCATTCGGAAAATTACGGCGTCAGGATATTTTAAAATTATGGATTATGGCGAAAATTACAATGACGCCTATCAGGAAGTTGAAAAAGACAAAATCGATTTAATCCTCGAAATTCCCAATAATTTCGAAAAAGATCTCGTGCGTGAAAACAATGACAAAGTATTAATCGCCATCAATGCCATCAACGGAACAAAAGCCGGACTTTCCGCCAGTTATCTTGGACAAATTCTGCAGAATTACAATCAGCAAATTCAGTTAGAAATGAATCCGGAACTGGAAACGGTAAAGAAAAATTCCGGCTTAGAAATCGTTCCGAAATTCTGGTTTAATGAAACCTATAATTACCGACTTTCTTTAGTTCCGGGCATTCTTGCTTTTCTGGTGACATTAATTGGTGGCTATTTGACCGCTTTGAATATCGTAGAAGAAAAAGAAATCGGAACCATCGAACAAATTAATGTGTCGCCAATTAAGAAAAGAGATTTCATCTTAGGAAAATTAATTCCGTTCTGGATTTTATCAATGGTTGCTTTTACGATCGGACTTTTGGTCACTATTTTCGTTTACAAAATTCAAATGCAGGGAAGTTATCTCCTCCTCTACGCTTTCATTTCCGTTTACCTCATCGCGATTTTGGGAATGGGACTTTTGGCTTCGGTTTATAGCGATACGCAACAACAATCGATGTTTATGGTCTTCTTTTTCATGATGATTTTTATATTAATGAGTGGACTTTTTACGCCGACAGAAAGTATGACCGACTGGGCAAAATATATCGCCTATTTAAATCCGGTCACTTACGGTGTCGATGGTGTACGTTTAATCATGTTGAAAGACAGTGGTCTTATGGATCTTCTTCCGCACTTTGGATTTATTATCGGACTGGCTATTGTCGTTATTTCGTGGTCTGTTTTACGCTATCACAAAACAAGTTAG
- a CDS encoding SixA phosphatase family protein, with translation MKTLILVRHAKSDWPENTDDFDRPLADKGEKDAEKMAHFLKENNIEIDKFFSSPALRAFSTCEIFNKEYKIKIETLQKLYNASETNFESLVTEIPDDLRSVAMFSHNNGISNFANSMSDIMFMFPTCGVAGFEIDCDSWSDFHGAKKKLIYFYEPKKI, from the coding sequence ATGAAAACATTAATTCTAGTGCGTCATGCGAAAAGCGACTGGCCGGAAAATACAGATGATTTCGATCGTCCTCTCGCAGACAAAGGAGAAAAAGATGCTGAAAAAATGGCTCACTTCCTAAAAGAAAATAATATCGAGATTGATAAATTCTTTTCTAGTCCTGCTTTGCGCGCATTCAGTACGTGTGAAATTTTTAACAAGGAATATAAAATAAAGATTGAAACCCTACAGAAACTCTATAACGCCTCGGAAACTAATTTTGAATCACTTGTCACAGAAATTCCAGATGATTTAAGATCAGTGGCAATGTTCTCGCACAACAACGGAATCTCTAATTTCGCGAACAGCATGTCGGACATTATGTTTATGTTCCCCACCTGCGGCGTAGCAGGTTTTGAAATAGACTGTGATTCTTGGTCTGATTTTCATGGTGCAAAGAAAAAACTCATTTACTTTTATGAACCGAAGAAAATTTAA
- a CDS encoding ABC transporter permease — MKQLITFVKKEFWHVLRDKRTLLVLFGMPVVQVLLFGFALSTEVKNTKIGVLDQDKSQNSIELISKIKANQYFDVDKNLRSIDEAEDAFKGGKIKMLLVIPAQFAQDINSGKKAQLQLITDGTDINMANQIYNFMSNIIMDFYGQQTMQPKSGVQPEIRMLYNPQLKGAPNFVPGVMALILLIICVLMTAIAIVREKEMGTMEVLLVSPMKPYIIILAKAIPYFILSMIILVSILILSVTVLDLPIKGSLLLLFGISIIFIITNLLLGIVISIVTDSQQTAMLIALVGTMLPTIMLSGFMFPVENMPLPLQMIGNVIPAKWYYEIAKNIIIKGTGLEVIWKHVLVLIGMMLVLFVIAVKKFKIRLE; from the coding sequence ATGAAACAGTTAATCACTTTTGTGAAAAAAGAATTCTGGCACGTCTTGCGTGACAAGAGAACTTTGCTGGTTCTTTTCGGAATGCCGGTCGTGCAGGTTCTACTGTTTGGTTTTGCTTTAAGTACCGAAGTAAAAAATACTAAAATTGGTGTATTAGATCAAGACAAATCTCAAAATTCCATCGAACTCATTTCGAAAATTAAGGCCAACCAATATTTTGATGTTGACAAAAATCTGAGATCGATCGACGAAGCAGAAGATGCTTTCAAAGGCGGAAAAATAAAAATGCTTCTGGTAATTCCGGCGCAGTTTGCCCAAGATATAAATAGTGGCAAAAAAGCCCAACTTCAACTCATCACCGATGGAACCGACATTAATATGGCGAACCAAATCTATAATTTCATGTCGAATATTATTATGGATTTTTACGGTCAACAGACAATGCAACCCAAGTCCGGCGTACAACCGGAAATCCGCATGCTCTACAATCCACAACTGAAAGGCGCGCCCAATTTCGTTCCCGGCGTGATGGCTTTAATTCTTTTAATCATTTGTGTTTTGATGACCGCCATCGCCATCGTGCGCGAAAAGGAAATGGGCACCATGGAAGTATTACTCGTATCGCCCATGAAACCGTATATTATTATTTTAGCCAAAGCAATTCCGTACTTTATTTTATCGATGATCATTTTGGTTTCCATCCTGATTTTGAGCGTCACCGTCCTCGATTTACCCATCAAAGGAAGTCTGCTTTTACTCTTCGGCATCAGCATTATTTTCATCATCACGAATCTGCTCTTAGGAATTGTGATTTCAATTGTTACAGATAGTCAGCAAACCGCCATGCTTATTGCCTTAGTGGGAACGATGTTACCCACAATTATGCTGAGTGGTTTTATGTTCCCCGTCGAAAATATGCCGCTTCCTTTACAAATGATTGGCAACGTAATCCCCGCAAAATGGTATTATGAGATCGCCAAAAACATCATCATCAAAGGAACCGGCCTGGAAGTCATCTGGAAACACGTGCTCGTCCTCATCGGAATGATGCTGGTTTTATTCGTCATCGCCGTGAAAAAATTTAAAATAAGATTAGAATAA
- a CDS encoding AEC family transporter, whose translation MSNLILLFICLFLGVILRKTKLFPENGHLALNAFVINISLSALSLYYIPKIVLNFQVIFPVLVPWLNILLAFLFFTFLGKKLKWSKTLIGALIMCAGFGNTSFVGIPVIQSIYGESGLKTVMLVDQPGSFVALSTIGITLANFYSCGKSSSSEILKKILKFPPFVTFLIAVILNILNINVPLQIDEVFNKLGATTVPLALVSVGSQLKWQKFDKEAKPLFYGLLFKLILFPAVIFLFYFIILKQRGEIIEVAFLESAMGPMVTAAIIAVAHQLEPKLCNLMLGVGIPLSLLTLTAWYLVMKYSGLVGV comes from the coding sequence TTGTCTAATTTAATTTTACTTTTTATCTGTCTCTTCCTCGGCGTAATCCTGCGGAAAACAAAGTTGTTTCCAGAGAACGGCCATTTGGCGCTAAATGCTTTCGTCATTAATATTTCCTTATCTGCTTTATCACTCTATTACATTCCAAAAATTGTATTGAATTTTCAAGTGATATTTCCAGTGTTGGTTCCCTGGTTAAATATTTTGCTGGCGTTTTTATTTTTCACCTTTTTAGGAAAAAAATTGAAGTGGTCCAAAACGCTTATCGGCGCATTAATTATGTGTGCGGGTTTTGGCAACACGTCTTTCGTTGGCATTCCTGTGATACAATCAATTTACGGTGAAAGTGGTTTAAAAACAGTAATGCTCGTTGATCAACCCGGATCTTTTGTAGCGCTGTCAACCATCGGAATTACTTTGGCTAATTTTTATTCGTGTGGAAAAAGTTCAAGTTCGGAGATTTTAAAAAAAATATTAAAATTTCCACCTTTTGTTACCTTCTTAATTGCGGTAATTCTAAATATTTTAAACATCAATGTGCCACTACAAATTGATGAAGTATTTAATAAACTAGGCGCAACCACCGTTCCGTTGGCTTTGGTATCTGTAGGAAGTCAGTTAAAATGGCAGAAATTTGACAAGGAAGCAAAACCTTTGTTTTATGGACTTTTATTTAAGCTCATCTTATTTCCAGCGGTGATTTTTCTCTTTTATTTTATTATTCTAAAACAGCGTGGCGAAATAATAGAAGTTGCCTTTTTGGAATCTGCCATGGGACCAATGGTAACAGCGGCGATTATTGCGGTCGCTCACCAACTCGAACCAAAACTCTGCAACCTCATGCTTGGCGTGGGTATTCCGCTTTCTTTATTAACTTTAACAGCTTGGTATTTGGTCATGAAGTACTCCGGATTAGTCGGAGTTTAG
- the ruvX gene encoding Holliday junction resolvase RuvX — MSQILAVDYGKARCGLAATDDMQIIASGLQTVPTKEIFIFLKKYLLENRVEQIVVGLPTDLKGNLNEVEIDILKFIEKFKSQFPLVEVARFDERFTSKMASFAISQSGKTKKKREEKGLIDKVSATIILQNFLEQKQK, encoded by the coding sequence ATGTCACAAATACTAGCCGTTGATTATGGAAAAGCTCGGTGCGGCTTAGCAGCTACCGACGATATGCAAATCATTGCGAGCGGTTTGCAGACTGTGCCTACGAAAGAGATTTTTATTTTTCTGAAAAAGTACTTGTTAGAAAATAGAGTAGAGCAGATTGTGGTGGGACTTCCGACTGATTTAAAGGGAAATTTAAATGAGGTGGAAATTGACATTTTAAAATTTATAGAAAAGTTTAAATCCCAATTTCCATTGGTTGAAGTAGCGCGTTTTGATGAACGTTTTACGTCTAAAATGGCTTCTTTCGCCATCTCACAGAGTGGGAAAACAAAAAAGAAAAGAGAGGAAAAGGGATTGATTGATAAAGTGAGTGCAACCATTATATTGCAAAATTTTTTAGAGCAGAAACAGAAATGA
- the def gene encoding peptide deformylase — MILPIRAFGDAVLRKKCHDIPQDYPELKTLVDNMFETMHSANGIGLAAPQIGLDIRLFVVDLSPLAEDEDYEDIAEELKDFRKILINAKILEESGEEWKFNEGCLSIPDVREDVKRKETILIEYYDENFVKHTDTFSDMRARVIQHEYDHIQGILFTDHLSALKKKLVKGKLMKIAQGDVSVTYKMRFPK, encoded by the coding sequence ATGATATTACCGATAAGAGCATTTGGAGATGCCGTTTTAAGAAAAAAATGTCACGATATTCCGCAGGACTATCCAGAGTTGAAAACGCTCGTCGACAATATGTTCGAAACCATGCACAGTGCAAACGGCATTGGTTTGGCAGCACCGCAGATTGGTTTAGATATTCGGCTGTTTGTCGTGGATCTTTCGCCTTTGGCAGAAGATGAGGATTACGAAGATATCGCAGAAGAATTGAAAGATTTTAGAAAAATTTTAATCAATGCAAAAATCCTGGAGGAAAGTGGCGAAGAATGGAAATTCAACGAAGGTTGCCTCTCAATTCCTGATGTGCGTGAAGATGTAAAAAGAAAAGAAACCATACTTATCGAATATTATGACGAAAATTTCGTTAAACATACCGATACTTTCTCAGATATGCGAGCACGCGTAATTCAGCATGAATACGATCATATTCAGGGAATTCTGTTTACTGATCACCTGAGTGCCCTCAAGAAAAAATTGGTAAAAGGTAAGCTGATGAAAATTGCCCAGGGCGATGTTTCTGTGACCTATAAAATGAGATTTCCGAAGTAA
- the pyrF gene encoding orotidine-5'-phosphate decarboxylase, whose product METKKEFFLECYKLGIIKFGRFTLKSGIESPFYVDLRPLASDPKILKSLANYLLDMLPLDNFDLICGVPYAALPMATAMSLESYIPLIIKRKEAKQHGTKKMIEGIFTKGQNCLLVEDVITSGASLLETIPEIENEGISVSDIVVVLDRQQGGKELLENKGFRVHTLFTISEVCKMLKEEGHLTDDEVLRIYDFLAGNVVKFEEEKRLSYEKKLEICDHSVAQKLLQIAIEKKSNLIVSADVTTTHELLALAEKVGPHIVALKTHIDILLDFDSDETILNLKDLATKYNFLLMEDRKFADIGNTQELQFAYGTYKISNWADLVTAQVIAGYESLDCFRNVGVVAILGMSSKGTLTDKHYQEEATKIALAHPNVFGGVSQHKIPNELLLFTPGINLADSGDGKGQQYNTPQHAFKQLETDFIIVGRGIYKADDAEIAALNYKIAGWNAYEESL is encoded by the coding sequence ATGGAAACTAAGAAAGAATTTTTTCTCGAGTGTTACAAACTCGGCATCATTAAGTTTGGGAGATTTACCCTGAAATCGGGTATTGAAAGTCCTTTTTATGTGGATTTAAGACCACTTGCTTCGGATCCCAAAATTCTTAAATCACTCGCCAATTATTTGCTGGATATGCTTCCGCTGGATAATTTCGATTTGATTTGTGGCGTTCCGTACGCCGCGTTGCCAATGGCCACTGCAATGTCGCTGGAAAGCTATATTCCACTCATTATTAAAAGAAAGGAAGCCAAACAGCATGGCACCAAGAAAATGATTGAAGGAATTTTTACGAAAGGTCAAAATTGCTTATTGGTAGAAGATGTCATTACTTCTGGCGCTTCTTTGCTGGAAACCATTCCAGAAATCGAAAACGAGGGAATTTCTGTTTCGGATATTGTCGTTGTTCTTGACCGCCAACAAGGCGGAAAAGAACTTTTAGAAAACAAAGGGTTCCGAGTGCATACGCTATTTACCATCTCTGAGGTTTGTAAAATGCTAAAAGAAGAAGGACACTTAACGGACGATGAAGTTTTAAGAATTTATGATTTTCTTGCTGGTAATGTGGTGAAATTTGAAGAAGAAAAACGACTGTCTTACGAGAAAAAATTAGAAATCTGCGACCATTCTGTAGCCCAAAAATTACTGCAAATTGCAATTGAAAAGAAATCAAATCTTATTGTTTCTGCCGATGTGACAACAACGCACGAATTGCTTGCATTAGCAGAAAAAGTAGGTCCGCATATCGTTGCGCTGAAAACACATATTGATATTCTTTTAGATTTCGACTCAGATGAAACGATATTGAATTTGAAAGATTTGGCAACCAAGTACAATTTCCTTTTGATGGAAGACCGGAAATTTGCAGACATCGGAAATACGCAGGAATTACAGTTCGCGTACGGAACTTATAAAATCTCTAACTGGGCAGATCTTGTTACCGCGCAAGTTATTGCGGGTTACGAATCGCTAGACTGTTTTCGAAATGTGGGAGTTGTTGCAATCTTAGGTATGTCTTCGAAGGGAACTTTAACAGACAAACATTATCAAGAAGAAGCCACAAAAATTGCTCTGGCGCATCCGAATGTTTTTGGTGGAGTTTCGCAGCATAAAATCCCGAATGAACTTCTTCTCTTTACGCCGGGAATTAATCTCGCAGATTCTGGAGACGGAAAAGGTCAGCAGTACAACACGCCGCAACATGCTTTTAAACAATTAGAAACCGATTTTATCATCGTGGGACGCGGAATTTACAAAGCAGATGATGCTGAAATTGCCGCCTTAAATTATAAAATCGCGGGCTGGAATGCCTACGAGGAAAGTTTATAG
- a CDS encoding four helix bundle protein, whose product MENNTVAEKSIAFSIRLIKIYKILTQDRKEYILSKQLLRSGTAIGALIREAEHGQSKADFLNKMNIALKEANETDYWLLLLYKGEFLNEKEYQSIIEDCTELLKMLIKIVKTTKENLGRI is encoded by the coding sequence ATGGAAAATAATACGGTAGCCGAAAAATCAATTGCATTTTCAATTCGACTGATTAAGATTTACAAAATATTGACCCAAGATAGAAAAGAATATATTTTATCAAAACAACTATTGCGCAGCGGAACTGCAATTGGCGCGTTAATTAGAGAAGCAGAACACGGTCAATCCAAAGCAGATTTTCTAAACAAAATGAATATCGCTTTAAAAGAAGCAAATGAAACAGATTATTGGTTACTCCTACTCTACAAAGGCGAATTCTTAAACGAAAAGGAATATCAATCAATTATAGAAGACTGTACAGAACTACTAAAAATGCTCATAAAAATTGTAAAAACAACAAAAGAAAATTTAGGCAGAATTTAA
- the mazG gene encoding nucleoside triphosphate pyrophosphohydrolase, which yields MNSRQEQLDAFNRLLDIMNDLREKCPWDQKQTLQTLRHLTLEEVYELSDALLEEDLQEIKKELGDVLLHLVFYAKIGSEKGSFDIADVINSLNEKLIFRHPHIYGDVEVKDEEEVKQNWEKLKLKEGNKSVLSGVTKGTPSLIKAYRIQDKVKGIGFEFANAEDAWKKVDEELAEFHAETDLDKKEQELGDVFFSLVNYARISGINPDTALERTNNKFINRFQKMENLALNKNLDLADLNLEQMDELWEEAKKNE from the coding sequence ATGAACTCCAGACAAGAACAACTCGACGCTTTCAATCGCTTACTCGACATTATGAATGATTTGCGGGAGAAATGCCCGTGGGATCAAAAACAAACCTTGCAAACACTTCGTCATTTAACTTTGGAGGAAGTTTACGAACTCTCAGATGCGTTGCTGGAAGAAGATCTACAAGAGATTAAAAAAGAATTAGGCGACGTTTTACTGCATCTTGTTTTCTATGCTAAAATCGGGTCCGAAAAAGGAAGTTTCGATATTGCTGATGTCATTAATTCTTTAAATGAAAAATTGATTTTCCGCCATCCGCATATTTATGGTGATGTTGAAGTGAAGGATGAAGAAGAAGTGAAGCAAAACTGGGAAAAACTGAAACTGAAAGAAGGAAATAAATCGGTGCTTTCTGGGGTGACGAAAGGAACGCCGAGTTTGATAAAAGCGTATCGCATTCAAGATAAAGTAAAAGGAATCGGATTTGAATTTGCCAATGCAGAAGATGCCTGGAAAAAGGTAGATGAAGAATTAGCCGAATTTCACGCCGAAACGGATCTTGATAAAAAGGAGCAGGAATTGGGCGATGTTTTTTTCTCTCTTGTTAATTACGCGCGAATTTCAGGCATCAATCCGGACACGGCTTTAGAAAGAACCAATAATAAATTCATCAACCGATTCCAGAAAATGGAAAATCTGGCTTTGAATAAAAATCTAGATTTGGCAGATTTGAATTTAGAACAAATGGATGAACTTTGGGAAGAGGCCAAGAAAAATGAATAA
- a CDS encoding DUF5606 family protein — translation MQLEKIISISGKPGLYKLISQLKSGFIVEDVITKKKASITNSSQVSLLDNIAMFTFDNEVPLFDVFENLAKNEDYKETISHKSSEDELKELMTKSLPNYDTDRVYISDIKKLAQWYNILHKAGYITPESFVKAEPEMEEPATNEINTDKLEATKAAPKKEKTTTPKVKAATSSAKSAPKSTHRKMG, via the coding sequence ATGCAGTTAGAAAAAATAATTTCAATTTCCGGAAAACCGGGTCTTTACAAATTGATCTCCCAGTTGAAAAGCGGATTTATCGTAGAAGATGTCATCACGAAGAAAAAAGCAAGTATAACTAATTCTTCGCAGGTAAGCTTGTTAGATAATATCGCCATGTTTACTTTTGATAACGAAGTTCCGTTATTTGATGTTTTCGAAAATCTGGCAAAAAATGAAGACTACAAAGAGACGATTTCTCACAAATCATCAGAAGATGAGTTGAAAGAATTGATGACCAAGTCTTTGCCAAATTACGATACGGACCGGGTTTATATTTCTGATATTAAAAAATTGGCACAGTGGTATAACATTCTGCACAAAGCAGGATATATTACGCCGGAAAGTTTTGTAAAAGCAGAACCTGAAATGGAAGAACCTGCTACAAACGAGATAAATACAGATAAATTAGAAGCTACGAAAGCGGCTCCTAAAAAAGAAAAAACGACGACGCCAAAAGTAAAAGCAGCAACTTCATCAGCGAAGTCGGCACCAAAAAGTACGCATAGAAAAATGGGATAA
- a CDS encoding serine hydrolase, protein MKTKFSFLLILISFFAFSQVEEKKLDELIQNTLKTFDVPGISVGIVKDGKVIYSKGFGVRSLNTNQKMTDETLVGIASNSKGFTATALAILADEGKLNFDDKVSKYIPEFQMNDPYVSQNITIKDLITHRAGLGLGQGDLMFFPEGGNLTVNEIIHNVRYLKPENPFRTTLDYNNIMFIVAGEVIHRVSGLSWADFIEQKILKPVGMTSSFGSYNRAKAANVQNIIEAHAPVNGKAIAVPHDWNETANAAGGIISNIKDMTTWAEFLMNGFTTKDGKKLVSDKQIQQLWNLQISTPVALKNAYDTNFGGYGLGWFVTDVKGHKQVYHTGGLIGTVTQFTLIPDMKLGIVVLTNQQSGAAFSTITNTIKDSYLGMPEKDWLKTYGDRMAKINADYEKGKKEVFAKSENFKKDRNCQIKNDQITGTYNDPWFGDVMITSEGKNLRLVSKNSPRLKGELLPYSPNVMIVKWDDRSYDADAFVNFALDENGKAIAIKLKPISDVTDFSFDFEDLDLQRKK, encoded by the coding sequence ATGAAAACAAAATTTTCATTTCTTTTAATTCTTATTTCCTTTTTTGCCTTTTCTCAAGTTGAAGAAAAAAAACTCGACGAGCTAATTCAAAATACTTTAAAAACATTTGATGTACCAGGAATTTCGGTGGGAATTGTAAAAGATGGCAAAGTGATTTATTCTAAAGGTTTTGGAGTAAGATCTCTCAACACAAACCAGAAAATGACGGATGAGACTTTGGTCGGAATTGCATCTAACAGTAAGGGATTTACCGCAACAGCGCTGGCTATTTTAGCTGATGAAGGAAAACTGAATTTCGATGATAAAGTTTCTAAATATATTCCTGAATTTCAAATGAATGATCCCTATGTTTCCCAAAATATTACCATTAAGGATTTAATTACGCATCGTGCCGGATTAGGTTTAGGACAGGGAGATTTAATGTTTTTTCCGGAAGGTGGTAATTTAACCGTCAACGAAATTATTCACAACGTACGTTATTTGAAACCAGAAAATCCTTTCCGTACGACTTTGGATTATAATAACATCATGTTTATTGTGGCGGGAGAAGTCATTCATCGGGTTTCCGGACTTTCCTGGGCAGACTTTATCGAGCAGAAAATTCTAAAACCTGTGGGAATGACCTCCAGTTTCGGAAGTTATAACCGAGCAAAAGCTGCCAACGTTCAGAATATTATCGAAGCGCACGCGCCTGTCAACGGAAAGGCAATCGCGGTTCCGCATGATTGGAATGAAACGGCGAACGCAGCGGGAGGTATCATCAGTAATATTAAAGATATGACGACTTGGGCAGAATTTCTGATGAATGGCTTTACAACAAAAGATGGAAAAAAATTGGTTTCAGATAAGCAGATCCAGCAGTTGTGGAACTTGCAAATTTCAACACCTGTTGCTTTGAAAAATGCTTATGATACGAACTTTGGCGGTTACGGATTAGGTTGGTTTGTGACCGATGTGAAAGGTCATAAACAGGTTTATCACACGGGCGGATTAATTGGAACTGTGACGCAGTTTACCTTAATTCCAGATATGAAATTAGGAATTGTGGTCTTAACGAATCAGCAGAGTGGTGCGGCTTTTAGTACAATTACCAATACCATAAAAGATTCTTATTTGGGAATGCCAGAAAAAGATTGGTTAAAAACATATGGTGATCGCATGGCGAAGATAAATGCGGATTATGAAAAAGGTAAAAAAGAAGTTTTTGCAAAATCAGAAAACTTTAAAAAAGATAGAAACTGCCAAATTAAGAATGATCAAATTACCGGAACCTACAATGATCCGTGGTTTGGTGATGTAATGATAACTTCAGAAGGAAAAAATTTACGCTTGGTAAGTAAAAATTCACCGCGCTTGAAAGGAGAATTATTACCCTATTCACCCAACGTGATGATTGTAAAATGGGACGATAGAAGTTATGATGCTGATGCATTTGTAAACTTTGCCCTGGACGAAAACGGAAAAGCAATCGCGATTAAATTAAAACCAATTTCGGATGTTACCGATTTTAGTTTCGATTTTGAAGATCTGGATTTGCAGCGAAAGAAATAA